In the Rhinoderma darwinii isolate aRhiDar2 chromosome 13, aRhiDar2.hap1, whole genome shotgun sequence genome, one interval contains:
- the LOC142666487 gene encoding olfactory receptor 11L1-like: MFTMNQTRVTEFILLGFGNFHSFNIVFFILFLIIFLFTVMGNLLIIILVSTNVQLQSPMYYFLCHLSFSDLVISTNIVPNMLGAILFGGIKMTDLDCIVQFYFFSGTTITECFLLSVMSYDRFLAICNPLRYSSIMDFTCQMNLSVWPWLLGHTLNIIAVMPVSNFNFCHDNIIDHVYCDLFPLQKLSCSDTSLVELEVFLFSLPIFILPFGFIIVTYVYIFHAIVKIPTTTGKQKTFSTCSSHLIVVGTFYGTLISKYMIPSKGHSLLVNKIVSLLHTVFTPLFNPIIYSLRNQDIMTTLKKVSGQ, from the coding sequence ATGTTTACAATGAACCAAACAAGAGTGACGGAATTCATTCTTTTGGGTTTCGGAAACTTTCACAGCTTCAATATTGTGTTCTTCATTCTTTTCTTGATCATCTTTCTTTTTACAGTTATGGGAAATCTTCTTATCATCATCCTAGTTTCCACCAATGTCCAGCTCCAGTCCCCCATGTATTACTTCCTTTGTCATCTTTCTTTTTCTGACCTTGTGATCTCCACAAACATCGTTCCCAACATGCTTGGTGCCATTCTGTTCGGAGGGATAAAAATGACTGATCTTGACTGCATCGTCCAGTTCTACTTCTTCAGTGGTACAACCATTACGGAatgttttcttctttcagtaatgTCCTATGATCGATTTCTGGCCATCTGTAACCCCTTACGGTACTCTAGTATCATGGACTTTACGTGTCAGATGAATCTTTCAGTATGGCCATGGTTGCTTGGCCACACACTGAATATTATAGCAGTCATGCCTGTATCAAACTTCAATTTTTGTCATGATAATATCATTGACCATGTCTACTGTGACCTCTTTCCTCTTCAGAAACTTTCTTGCTCAGACACTTCTCTTGTAGAACTGGAAGtctttttgttttctttgccAATATTTATCCTTCCTTTTGGTTTTATCATTGTAACCTACGTGTATATCTTCCATGCCATAGTTAAGATACCAACTACAACGggcaaacaaaaaacattttctacCTGCAGTTCTCATCTTATTGTTGTGGGAACATTTTATGGGACACTAATATCTAAATACATGATCCCATCTAAGGGACATTCACTGCTTGTTAATAAGATTGTTTCCTTACTGCACACCGTATTTACTCCTCTGTTTAACCCTATAATATATAGTCTCAGGAATCAGGACATAATGACGACACTTAAAAAAGTTTCTGGTCAATAA